From the genome of Eucalyptus grandis isolate ANBG69807.140 chromosome 2, ASM1654582v1, whole genome shotgun sequence, one region includes:
- the LOC104454518 gene encoding subtilisin-like protease SBT5.3, with translation MTLSVHLLVLFLLSLTQHQTPAFAAKRSYVVYLGSHSHGPDASLADLSRVTESHHEFLGSFLGSRDDAKEAIFYSYTRHINGFAATFEDEVAAQIAKHPRVVSVFLNQGKKLHTTRSWEFLGLEQNGVISSESIWKKARFGEDAIIGNLDTGVWPESKSFSDQGLGPIPPKWKGICQNDKDPRFRCNRKLIGARYFKGGYAAVVGPLNASFDAPRDNNGHGSHTLSTAGGHFVAGASIFGYGRGTAKGGSPGARVATYKVCWPPVAGTECFDADILAGFDAAIHDGVDVLSVSLGSDPSPLFNNSIAIGSFHAVRNGVVVVCSAGNAGPSEGTVSNISPWLITVAASTMDRDFSNYVVIGDQSRFKGASLSPKSLPRGKFYKLISAADARLSHVSANEALLCKNGTLDPRKVKGKILVCLRGDNARVDKGEQALLASAVGMVLANNLVSGSEILSDPHFLPASHVNYTDGAAIFSYINSTKFPTAQITRVVTNLGVKPSPFMAAFSSKGPNTIIPEILKPDVTAPGVSVIAAYTEAAGPTDQAYDKRRVPYNAMSGTSMSCPHVSGVAGLLKTLHPEWSPAAIRSAIMTSATILDNAMESIMNNSFYKATPFSYGAGHIQPNRAMDPGLVYDLGIIDYLNFLCSLGYNAMQISNVTDGAYDCSKRIGLLDFNYPSITVPKLSRSITVTRTVKNVGFPGTYRASILEPNGVLVLVKPAYLKFKKIGEEKSFKVMLKVKGAGATEDYSFGELIWSDTEHHVRSPIVVKAILTRNSKMGLYLFIHSTVIFRQFAQDGVCPRGTVCPNGMCIQEAPIA, from the exons ATGACCCTCTCCGTTCACCTTCTCgtgctctttcttctttccttaaCACAGCACCAGACGCCCGCTTTTGCTGCAAAAAGG TCGTACGTGGTTTACTTGGGATCTCACTCGCACGGCCCAGATGCTTCACTGGCTGATCTGAGTCGAGTGACAGAATCTCACCATGAGTTTCTTGGCTCTTTCTTGGGAAG CCGAGACGACGCCAAGGAGGCCATCTTCTATTCGTACACGAGGCACATCAATGGCTTCGCCGCGACTTTTGAAGATGAAGTAGCTGCCCAAATCGCCA AGCACCCAAGAGTGGTGTCGGTTTTTCTGAACCAGGGCAAGAAATTACACACAACAAGATCGTGGGAGTTTCTAGGCCTCGAGCAGAACGGCGTGATTTCTTCCGAGTCAATCTGGAAGAAGGCTCGATTTGGTGAAGATGCCATCATTGGGAACCTGGACACAG GGGTGTGGCCGGAATCCAAGAGCTTTAGCGACCAAGGGTTGGGACCGATTCCTCCAAAATGGAAAGGAATCTGTCAAAACGACAAGGATCCTCGCTTTCGCTGCAACAG GAAGCTCATCGGCGCCAGATACTTCAAAGGAGGCTACGCCGCCGTGGTGGGACCTCTCAACGCCTCCTTCGACGCCCCCCGTGACAACAACGGCCACGGGTCCCACACCCTCTCCACCGCCGGCGGCCACTTCGTCGCCGGCGCCAGCATTTTCGGCTACGGCCGGGGCACTGCCAAGGGCGGCTCCCCAGGGGCGCGGGTTGCCACCTACAAGGTCTGCTGGCCGCCGGTCGCTGGCACCGAGTGCTTCGACGCGGACATCCTGGCCGGCTTCGACGCTGCCATACACGACGGCGTGGACGTCCTCTCCGTCTCCCTTGGTAGCGACCCCTCCCCGCTGTTCAACAACAGCATCGCGATCGGGTCCTTCCACGCCGTGAGGAATGGCGTCGTTGTGGTTTGCTCGGCCGGGAATGCTGGGCCCAGCGAAGGGACGGTCTCGAACATCTCGCCTTGGCTGATCACGGTGGCGGCAAGCACCATGGACAGGGATTTCTCCAACTACGTGGTGATTGGCGATCAGAGTAGATTCAAG GGTGCGAGCTTATCACCGAAATCCTTGCCTAGAGGCAAGTTCTACAAGCTGATCAGCGCAGCGGATGCTAGATTGTCCCATGTGTCAGCCAATGAAGC GCTACTCTGCAAGAATGGAACGCTTGATCCGAGGAAGGTGAAGGGCAAGATCCTGGTTTGCCTTCGAGGAGATAACGCAAGGGTTGACAAGGGAGAGCAGGCCCTACTGGCCAGCGCGGTCGGGATGGTCCTTGCCAACAATTTGGTTTCAGGAAGCGAAATCCTCTCGGACCCACATTTCCTTCCTGCGTCTCACGTCAACTACACCGATGGGGCTGCCATCTTCAGTTACATCAACTCAACTAA GTTTCCCACTGCTCAGATCACACGTGTAGTGACAAACTTGGGCGTGAAGCCATCTCCGTTCATGGCGGCTTTTTCCTCGAAGGGGCCGAACACCATCATACCCGAAATTCTAAAG CCGGATGTTACTGCACCTGGAGTCAGTGTCATAGCTGCCTACACTGAAGCAGCGGGGCCGACAGATCAGGCTTATGACAAACGCCGGGTCCCTTATAATGCTATGTCGGGCACCTCGATGTCGTGTCCTCATGTTTCTGGtgttgctggtcttctgaaAACTCTACATCCAGAATGGAGTCCTGCTGCAATTCGATCGGCAATCATGACGAGTG CAACTATCCTAGATAATGCAATGGAATCGATCATGAATAACTCCTTCTACAAGGCGACTCCTTTCAGTTATGGAGCTGGACACATCCAACCCAACCGTGCTATGGACCCTGGCCTGGTCTATGATCTGGGCATCATAGATTATCTCAACTTCTTGTGTTCTCTAGGCTACAATGCAATGCAGATCTCAAATGTCACTGACGGTGCCTATGATTGTTCAAAACGCATTGGTCTTCTAGACTTCAACTATCCTTCGATCACAGTTCCTAAGCTCTCAAGATCAATCACAGTGACTCGAACTGTGAAGAATGTTGGCTTTCCAGGGACCTACAGGGCGTCGATACTGGAACCGAATGGAGTTTTGGTTCTTGTCAAGCCAGCCTACCTGAAGTTCAAGAAGATTGGCGAAGAGAAGTCTTTCAAGGTCATGCTGAAGGTGAAAGGAGCTGGTGCGACTGAGGACTACTCGTTCGGGGAGCTGATATGGTCAGACACTGAACATCATGTGAGGAGTCCTATTGTTGTGAAGGCC ATTTTAACACGCAATTCGAAAATGGGTCTTTACTTGT ttaTTCATAGCACTGTTATATTTCGGCAGTTCGCCCAAGATGGGGTGTGTCCAAGGGGCACGGTTTGCCCTAATGGGATGTGCATTCAGGAGGCACCAATTGCCTGA